A region from the Benincasa hispida cultivar B227 chromosome 8, ASM972705v1, whole genome shotgun sequence genome encodes:
- the LOC120083770 gene encoding NAC domain-containing protein 53-like isoform X2 yields the protein MGFLGKCSFQWRFLLCFLVFAFRRQMRSCFRFTSRRNWRVTRRALKSLRRLKFTTKSIIQSDNEWFFFSPRGKKYPNGNQTRRATDLGYWKATGKERNVKSGSNTIGTKRTLVFHTGRAPKGERTEWIMHEYNTKDKAQDFLVVCRLRRNNEFRQHSCSNRASSSRMHLSSLQTHSSEQVDSTSESNQKDAAETAPVESLGDHDQKDYGSDDFYSDILKDDIINLDTVPFGAASDPLPLIFHRSDTERRSQHEANDVFEWPPNQGSANRRIRLKRREAIGGKKLESMEIGDYRNKVEKPRLCSTELCQSRPMNTASSGGIMGGYGRVVICVLLILMALFMSQWEVFGTPKGLY from the exons ATGGGGTTTCTAGGGAAGTGCAGCTTTCAATGGCGGTTTCTTCTATGTTTCCTGGTTTTCGCTTTTCGCCGACAGATGAGGAGTTGCTTTCGTTTTACCTCAAGAAGAAATTGGAGGGTTACGAGAAGAGCGTTGAAATCATTACGGAGGTTGAAATTTACAA CCAAATCTATCATTCAATCAGATAATGAGTGGTTCTTCTTCTCCCCTCGTGGAAAGAAGTACCCAAATGGTAATCAGACCAGGAGAGCCACTGATTTAGGCTACTGGAAAGCCACAGGGAAAGAACGTAATGTAAAGTCAGGTTCTAATACTATTGGTACTAAGAGGACTCTGGTCTTCCATACGGGCCGTGCACCTAAAGGGGAAAGAACAGAGTGGATTATGCATGAATATAACACCAAAGATAAAGCTCAG GATTTTCTAGTTGTTTGTCGCCTCAGGAGGAATAACGAATTTCGTCAACATAGTTGTTCAAACCGAGCTTCTTCTAGTCGAATGCATTTATCCTCTTTGCAAACTCATTCTAGCGAGCAGGTAGATTCTACATCTGAATCCAACCAAAAAGATGCAGCTGAAACCGCACCTGTTGAGTCCTTGGGTGATCACGATCAGAAG GATTATGGTTCTGATGATTTCTACTCCGACATACTAAAAGATGACATTATAAACCTGGACACTGTACCTTTTGGTGCTGCTTCGGATCCTTTACCACTGATTTTCCATAGATCAGACACAGAGAGAAGATCCCAGCACGAGGCCAATGATGTTTTCGAATGGCCACCGAACCAAGGCTCTGCTAATCGGAGAATCAGGTTGAAAAGGAGAGAAGCCATTGGAGGAAAGAAGTTAGAGAGTATGGAAATTGGTGATTACAGAAACAAGGTTGAGAAACCAAGGCTTTGTTCCACAGAACTATGTCAAAGCCGGCCGATGAACACAGCCTCGTCCGGGGGCATTATGGGAGGCTATGGTCGAGTTGTGATTTGTGTTTTGTTGATTTTGATGGCTTTGTTTATGTCTCAATGGGAGGTTTTTGGTACTCCCAAGGGACTCTACTGA
- the LOC120083770 gene encoding NAC domain-containing protein 89-like isoform X1, which produces MAAASENGVSREVQLSMAVSSMFPGFRFSPTDEELLSFYLKKKLEGYEKSVEIITEVEIYKYEPWDLPAKSIIQSDNEWFFFSPRGKKYPNGNQTRRATDLGYWKATGKERNVKSGSNTIGTKRTLVFHTGRAPKGERTEWIMHEYNTKDKAQDFLVVCRLRRNNEFRQHSCSNRASSSRMHLSSLQTHSSEQVDSTSESNQKDAAETAPVESLGDHDQKDYGSDDFYSDILKDDIINLDTVPFGAASDPLPLIFHRSDTERRSQHEANDVFEWPPNQGSANRRIRLKRREAIGGKKLESMEIGDYRNKVEKPRLCSTELCQSRPMNTASSGGIMGGYGRVVICVLLILMALFMSQWEVFGTPKGLY; this is translated from the exons ATGGCGGCTGCATCTGAAAATGGGGTTTCTAGGGAAGTGCAGCTTTCAATGGCGGTTTCTTCTATGTTTCCTGGTTTTCGCTTTTCGCCGACAGATGAGGAGTTGCTTTCGTTTTACCTCAAGAAGAAATTGGAGGGTTACGAGAAGAGCGTTGAAATCATTACGGAGGTTGAAATTTACAAGTACGAACCCTGGGACTTACCTG CCAAATCTATCATTCAATCAGATAATGAGTGGTTCTTCTTCTCCCCTCGTGGAAAGAAGTACCCAAATGGTAATCAGACCAGGAGAGCCACTGATTTAGGCTACTGGAAAGCCACAGGGAAAGAACGTAATGTAAAGTCAGGTTCTAATACTATTGGTACTAAGAGGACTCTGGTCTTCCATACGGGCCGTGCACCTAAAGGGGAAAGAACAGAGTGGATTATGCATGAATATAACACCAAAGATAAAGCTCAG GATTTTCTAGTTGTTTGTCGCCTCAGGAGGAATAACGAATTTCGTCAACATAGTTGTTCAAACCGAGCTTCTTCTAGTCGAATGCATTTATCCTCTTTGCAAACTCATTCTAGCGAGCAGGTAGATTCTACATCTGAATCCAACCAAAAAGATGCAGCTGAAACCGCACCTGTTGAGTCCTTGGGTGATCACGATCAGAAG GATTATGGTTCTGATGATTTCTACTCCGACATACTAAAAGATGACATTATAAACCTGGACACTGTACCTTTTGGTGCTGCTTCGGATCCTTTACCACTGATTTTCCATAGATCAGACACAGAGAGAAGATCCCAGCACGAGGCCAATGATGTTTTCGAATGGCCACCGAACCAAGGCTCTGCTAATCGGAGAATCAGGTTGAAAAGGAGAGAAGCCATTGGAGGAAAGAAGTTAGAGAGTATGGAAATTGGTGATTACAGAAACAAGGTTGAGAAACCAAGGCTTTGTTCCACAGAACTATGTCAAAGCCGGCCGATGAACACAGCCTCGTCCGGGGGCATTATGGGAGGCTATGGTCGAGTTGTGATTTGTGTTTTGTTGATTTTGATGGCTTTGTTTATGTCTCAATGGGAGGTTTTTGGTACTCCCAAGGGACTCTACTGA